A single Pedobacter sp. PACM 27299 DNA region contains:
- a CDS encoding competence/damage-inducible protein A, whose amino-acid sequence MLAEIITIGDEILIGQIVDTNSAWMAKRLNQIGMKVKQITSVSDDADHIMEALRLAESRADVILMTGGLGPTKDDITKVTLAKYFNMGFRRDEETLNHVTEIFAGLNRPMIDLNRTQADVPEGCTVIKNKNGTAPCMWFEQHGKIIVSMPGVPFEMMYLMDDEIIPRIKAAFKLPVIYHKTILTSNIGESFLAMEIEDIENSLPPSIKLAYLPKLGQVRLRLSTIGEEEAPLKAAVDFYAQQIIARIKQHVVAEEDIALEKAILNFMEQRNLSLSTAESCTGGYIAHLITQHPGCSSVYEGGAVTYSYDLKMSLLGVKAETLAKYGAVSEETVKEMAIGALQNFKTDYAVAVSGIAGPDGGMPDKPVGTVWIAVAHAKGVVSKVFSFGNKRTQNIERSAAAALSMILNELRQHED is encoded by the coding sequence ATGCTGGCAGAAATTATTACCATAGGCGATGAAATCCTTATCGGACAAATCGTGGATACGAATTCCGCCTGGATGGCCAAACGGTTGAACCAGATTGGGATGAAAGTGAAACAGATCACTTCCGTTTCCGATGATGCCGATCATATTATGGAGGCACTCCGATTGGCAGAAAGCAGGGCTGATGTGATCTTAATGACGGGCGGATTAGGTCCAACAAAAGACGACATCACCAAGGTAACCCTGGCTAAATATTTCAATATGGGCTTCCGCAGAGATGAAGAAACCCTAAACCATGTCACCGAAATTTTTGCAGGTTTAAACCGTCCGATGATCGACCTCAACAGAACGCAGGCTGATGTTCCGGAAGGTTGTACGGTGATCAAGAATAAAAACGGAACTGCACCTTGTATGTGGTTCGAACAGCATGGAAAGATAATTGTATCGATGCCAGGCGTTCCTTTTGAAATGATGTACCTGATGGATGATGAGATCATCCCAAGGATTAAGGCTGCATTTAAATTGCCGGTCATTTACCATAAAACCATACTCACTTCCAATATCGGGGAATCCTTCCTCGCTATGGAAATCGAAGACATAGAAAACAGTTTGCCACCAAGTATCAAACTTGCCTACCTGCCAAAACTCGGACAGGTGCGTTTGCGCTTAAGTACCATAGGTGAAGAAGAAGCGCCACTGAAAGCAGCCGTGGATTTTTATGCCCAGCAGATCATCGCCAGGATAAAGCAACATGTGGTGGCTGAAGAAGATATTGCTTTAGAAAAGGCGATTCTGAACTTTATGGAGCAAAGAAATCTAAGCCTTTCTACTGCCGAAAGTTGTACCGGAGGATATATCGCACACCTGATTACCCAGCATCCAGGCTGCTCTTCTGTCTACGAAGGCGGAGCGGTGACTTATTCTTATGACCTCAAAATGTCTCTTTTGGGTGTTAAAGCAGAGACATTGGCTAAATACGGTGCGGTAAGCGAAGAAACTGTAAAAGAGATGGCAATAGGTGCCCTTCAAAATTTTAAAACAGACTATGCGGTCGCCGTTAGCGGGATCGCCGGACCAGATGGAGGAATGCCGGATAAACCGGTGGGAACTGTCTGGATTGCAGTCGCTCATGCCAAAGGTGTAGTGTCTAAAGTTTTTAGCTTTGGCAACAAAAGAACACAGAATATTGAGCGATCCGCGGCCGCAGCTTTATCAATGATTTTGAATGAACTCAGGCAACATGAGGATTAA
- a CDS encoding dihydrolipoamide acetyltransferase family protein, with amino-acid sequence MAQYELLLPKMGESVAEATIIKWLKQPGDMIELDDTILEIATDKVDSEVPSPIAGKLVKQLFKEDEVVQVGAVIAIIETDADAAVTPAVENAVETVVPQEQAEAVLPGIPGTEQLLSNDNTEGASKQGSDRFYSPLVKNIAAQENIELSELDSISGTGAEGRLTKDDLLNYIQQKTGGTQKAESAPVTTAAASQPAISSLKAAPAVSVSGGDEIIEMDRMRRLIADHMVMSVQNAPHVTSFVEADVTNMVMWREKVKRNFEKRENEKITFTPIFIEAVTKAIKDFPMINVSVNGTQIIKKRDINIGMAAALPSGNLIVPVIKNADQMNLLGLTKSVNDLAVRARNSKLKPDETQGGTFTLTNVGSFGNVMGTPIINQPQVAILAVGAIKKKPAVLETEYGDVIAIRHMMFLSLSYDHRVVDGSLGGSFVRRVADYLENWDVNREI; translated from the coding sequence ATGGCTCAATACGAATTATTGTTACCTAAAATGGGGGAGAGCGTTGCGGAAGCAACCATTATCAAATGGCTTAAACAACCAGGAGATATGATAGAATTGGACGATACAATTTTGGAAATAGCTACAGATAAGGTGGATTCTGAAGTTCCATCACCAATCGCCGGTAAGTTAGTTAAGCAGTTATTTAAAGAAGATGAGGTAGTTCAGGTAGGTGCAGTTATTGCAATTATCGAAACAGATGCTGATGCAGCGGTTACACCAGCTGTAGAAAATGCAGTAGAAACTGTGGTGCCGCAGGAACAGGCTGAAGCAGTTTTACCAGGAATTCCAGGTACCGAGCAGTTGTTGTCAAATGATAACACTGAGGGAGCTTCTAAGCAGGGCTCAGATCGTTTTTATTCACCATTGGTGAAGAACATCGCCGCTCAGGAAAATATTGAATTGTCGGAGCTTGACAGCATCTCAGGAACTGGAGCAGAAGGACGATTAACAAAAGACGATCTTTTAAACTATATACAGCAAAAGACAGGTGGCACACAGAAAGCAGAATCAGCACCTGTAACCACAGCAGCAGCGAGTCAGCCGGCAATAAGCAGTCTAAAAGCAGCACCGGCAGTTAGTGTGAGTGGTGGTGATGAAATCATTGAAATGGACAGGATGCGCAGGCTGATTGCCGATCACATGGTGATGTCTGTTCAGAATGCACCTCACGTGACCTCTTTCGTAGAAGCTGATGTGACCAATATGGTGATGTGGCGCGAAAAGGTGAAACGTAACTTTGAGAAACGTGAAAACGAAAAGATCACTTTTACACCGATCTTTATTGAAGCGGTAACCAAAGCCATTAAAGATTTCCCAATGATCAATGTTTCTGTAAATGGAACACAGATCATCAAGAAAAGAGACATCAATATTGGTATGGCAGCAGCATTGCCTAGTGGCAACCTGATTGTACCGGTGATTAAAAACGCAGACCAGATGAACCTTTTAGGTTTAACAAAATCTGTCAATGACCTGGCGGTACGTGCACGTAATTCGAAATTAAAACCAGACGAAACTCAAGGTGGTACCTTCACCCTGACCAACGTAGGGTCTTTTGGAAATGTGATGGGAACGCCAATTATCAATCAGCCACAGGTCGCAATTTTAGCGGTAGGTGCCATTAAAAAGAAACCAGCAGTATTGGAAACAGAATATGGTGATGTGATTGCGATCCGTCACATGATGTTCCTTTCTCTTTCTTACGACCATAGGGTGGTAGATGGTTCATTAGGTGGATCATTTGTACGCCGCGTGGCAGATTACCTGGAAAACTGGGACGTCAACAGAGAAATTTAA
- a CDS encoding homoserine dehydrogenase: MSKKLKIGLFGFGVVGQGLHDIIRGQDLNLEIIKIAIKNPEKKRSLDAYLFTTDHDEILNNKEINTIVELIDDADAAYNITKRALISGKNVVSANKKMIANHLAELVELQEKHGVSLLYEGAVCGSIPIIRNLEEYYNNELLHGISGIFNGSSNYILSKIFNENMEYGVALKQAQDLGFAETDPIMDVGGYDPKFKLAIATAHAYGLFVDPADILNIGIQNLNDDDIRYAKEKNFKIKLVPTARKISSKQVVTYVLPKFVKSDDFLFNVENEYNGVTVQAAFADKQFFFGKGAGGHPTGAAVLSDIAALRYDYRYEYKKYHQQNGLIHTDSVNIEVYLRYSNEDTLAQLQVENIVERFSRQDYKYVIGSISLKTLLENRSLLEQKDVFIAHTGRYTYTEQQIQTVTEEEVFFN; encoded by the coding sequence ATGAGCAAGAAACTTAAAATTGGATTATTTGGATTTGGAGTGGTAGGTCAGGGATTACACGATATTATCCGTGGTCAGGACCTCAACCTGGAAATCATTAAAATCGCCATCAAAAATCCAGAAAAGAAACGCAGCTTAGACGCATACCTTTTCACTACCGATCACGACGAAATCCTAAATAACAAAGAAATCAATACCATTGTAGAATTGATTGATGATGCAGATGCCGCTTATAACATTACCAAACGCGCATTGATTAGTGGTAAAAATGTAGTTTCCGCCAATAAAAAAATGATTGCCAATCACCTTGCTGAGCTGGTGGAACTGCAGGAAAAACATGGCGTATCTTTATTATATGAAGGTGCAGTATGCGGCAGTATTCCCATCATCAGAAACCTGGAAGAGTACTATAACAACGAATTACTGCATGGCATCAGCGGTATCTTTAATGGCTCTTCGAACTATATTCTTTCTAAGATTTTCAATGAAAACATGGAATATGGTGTGGCCTTAAAGCAGGCACAAGACCTTGGTTTTGCCGAGACTGATCCGATTATGGATGTGGGTGGTTACGATCCGAAATTCAAACTGGCCATTGCTACCGCGCATGCTTATGGTTTGTTTGTAGATCCGGCAGACATTCTGAACATCGGCATTCAAAACCTGAATGATGATGACATCAGGTATGCAAAAGAGAAAAACTTCAAGATTAAACTGGTTCCTACGGCACGAAAGATCAGCAGCAAACAAGTGGTGACCTATGTACTCCCTAAGTTTGTGAAATCTGACGATTTCCTTTTCAACGTAGAAAATGAATACAATGGCGTTACTGTTCAGGCAGCTTTTGCTGATAAGCAGTTCTTTTTCGGTAAAGGCGCAGGTGGCCACCCAACAGGTGCTGCCGTACTTTCCGACATTGCTGCCTTAAGATATGATTACCGTTATGAGTATAAAAAGTACCATCAGCAAAATGGTTTGATCCATACTGATAGCGTTAACATCGAAGTATATCTGCGTTATTCAAATGAGGATACGCTAGCTCAATTACAGGTAGAAAATATCGTAGAACGCTTTTCGCGTCAGGATTACAAATATGTAATCGGCAGCATCAGCTTGAAAACCTTATTGGAAAACCGCAGTTTATTGGAGCAAAAGGATGTATTTATTGCCCATACCGGAAGGTATACCTATACGGAACAACAGATTCAAACTGTGACCGAAGAGGAAGTGTTTTTTAACTAA
- a CDS encoding homoserine O-acetyltransferase family protein yields the protein MSTTSTYTHTKVFKLENGKKLRKIELAYQTYGKLNTKKDNVIWACHALTANADVLDWWKGLFGNNDLFNPEEHFIVCANVLGSHYGSTNPLSVNPTTGLPYYLAFPEVTIRDMVAAHRLLAAHLGVEEIKVLIGGSLGGQQAVEWAIEDPTAIQNLILVATNAVHSPWGIAFNESQRLAISSDRSFYANQPDGGLKGLKTARSIALLSYRSYDAYTATQLESVNEKTGSFRASSYQNYQGEKLCKRFNAYSYWYLSKAMDSHNVGRNRCSIIDALASIKANSLVIGIENDVLFPISEQQFLSKHIPDAEFFSVNSAYGHDGFLIETDVLTNVIGNFLKESTNKKIIKLHKTA from the coding sequence ATGAGTACGACCTCTACCTATACCCACACCAAAGTTTTCAAACTTGAAAATGGCAAGAAATTGCGCAAAATCGAGCTTGCTTACCAAACGTATGGAAAATTAAATACCAAGAAAGACAATGTGATCTGGGCCTGTCACGCTTTGACAGCCAATGCAGACGTGCTGGACTGGTGGAAAGGACTGTTTGGCAATAATGACCTGTTCAATCCTGAAGAACATTTTATCGTATGTGCCAATGTATTGGGCTCCCATTATGGCAGCACCAATCCATTAAGTGTAAATCCAACTACAGGATTGCCTTATTACCTAGCCTTCCCGGAAGTGACCATCCGTGATATGGTGGCTGCACACCGTTTATTGGCTGCACACCTGGGTGTAGAAGAGATTAAAGTACTGATTGGCGGATCATTAGGTGGTCAGCAAGCCGTAGAATGGGCAATTGAAGATCCTACAGCGATACAAAACCTAATTCTGGTAGCCACTAACGCGGTTCATTCCCCATGGGGAATCGCTTTCAATGAAAGTCAGCGTTTAGCCATTAGCTCCGACAGGTCTTTCTACGCCAACCAACCAGATGGTGGATTAAAAGGTTTAAAAACCGCACGCAGCATCGCTTTATTATCTTACCGAAGCTATGATGCCTATACCGCCACTCAACTCGAAAGTGTGAATGAAAAAACAGGATCCTTCCGCGCTTCTTCTTACCAAAACTACCAGGGCGAAAAGCTGTGCAAACGCTTCAACGCTTATAGTTACTGGTACCTGAGCAAAGCGATGGACAGTCATAATGTAGGTAGAAACAGATGCAGCATTATCGATGCGCTGGCATCTATTAAAGCCAATTCCCTGGTGATCGGTATAGAAAACGATGTACTGTTCCCAATATCTGAACAGCAGTTCCTGAGCAAACACATTCCTGATGCAGAATTTTTCAGTGTCAACTCTGCCTATGGTCATGATGGATTCCTGATTGAGACAGATGTACTCACCAATGTGATCGGGAATTTCCTAAAAGAAAGCACAAACAAGAAAATAATTAAATTACATAAAACAGCATAG
- a CDS encoding O-acetylhomoserine aminocarboxypropyltransferase/cysteine synthase family protein has product MSTNHKFETLQIHAGQEVDPTTGSRAVPIYQTTSYGFKNSEHGANLFALKEFGNIYTRIMNPTTDVFEKRVAALEGGVAAVAVGSGMAAQFIALNNILEAGDNFVSSSHLYGGSYNQFKVAFKRLGIEVKFANGDDASDFETKIDANTKAIYLESIGNPSFSIADFEKISAIANKHGLPLIVDNTFGAAGYLFRPLEHGAHVVVQSATKWIGGHGTSIGGVIVDGGNYNWGNGKFKQFTEPSEGYNGLVFNDVFGIGGPFGNIQFAIRARVEGLRDFGPALSPFNSFQLIQGLETLSLRVQRHVDNALALATWLENHEAVKKVNYPGLESSPYHANAKKYLQNGFGAVLSFELHGEKSQATALVDSLKLVSHVANVGDAKTLIIQPSATTHQQLSESEQISAGVTPNLLRVSVGIEHIDDIKADFEQAIASISAK; this is encoded by the coding sequence ATGTCAACCAACCATAAATTCGAAACTCTTCAGATACACGCAGGTCAGGAAGTTGATCCTACAACAGGTTCAAGAGCTGTACCTATATACCAGACTACTTCTTATGGATTCAAGAATTCTGAACATGGTGCAAACCTATTTGCCTTAAAAGAATTTGGTAACATATATACCCGAATCATGAACCCAACCACAGATGTTTTTGAAAAACGTGTGGCCGCATTAGAAGGCGGTGTAGCAGCAGTGGCTGTAGGTTCGGGAATGGCAGCACAATTTATCGCGTTAAACAATATTCTGGAAGCTGGTGATAACTTCGTTTCTTCTTCACATTTATATGGTGGTTCTTACAACCAGTTTAAAGTAGCTTTCAAACGCTTAGGGATTGAAGTGAAATTTGCCAATGGCGATGATGCTTCAGATTTCGAAACGAAGATTGATGCAAATACCAAAGCGATCTATTTAGAAAGCATTGGGAATCCATCTTTCAGTATTGCTGACTTTGAAAAAATCTCCGCCATTGCCAACAAACATGGTCTTCCATTAATTGTAGACAATACCTTTGGTGCCGCAGGTTATTTGTTCCGTCCATTGGAACATGGTGCGCATGTGGTGGTTCAATCGGCTACAAAATGGATTGGCGGACATGGAACCAGCATTGGTGGTGTGATCGTTGACGGTGGAAATTACAACTGGGGCAATGGTAAATTCAAGCAATTCACTGAGCCTTCAGAAGGATACAATGGATTGGTATTTAATGATGTGTTTGGCATCGGCGGCCCATTCGGCAACATACAGTTCGCTATCCGTGCCCGTGTAGAAGGCCTTAGAGATTTCGGCCCTGCCCTTTCCCCTTTCAACTCTTTCCAATTGATACAGGGATTAGAAACACTTTCGCTTCGTGTACAGCGTCATGTAGACAATGCTTTGGCATTAGCCACCTGGTTAGAAAACCATGAAGCCGTGAAAAAAGTGAACTACCCAGGTTTGGAAAGCAGCCCTTACCATGCGAATGCAAAGAAATACCTGCAAAATGGTTTCGGCGCCGTGCTTTCTTTTGAACTTCATGGAGAGAAAAGCCAGGCTACTGCATTGGTAGATTCCTTGAAATTAGTAAGCCATGTAGCGAATGTAGGTGATGCAAAAACACTGATCATTCAGCCATCTGCCACTACACACCAGCAACTGAGCGAATCAGAGCAGATTTCTGCAGGGGTGACACCAAACCTATTACGGGTTTCTGTTGGCATCGAGCATATTGACGACATCAAAGCGGATTTTGAGCAGGCAATTGCCAGCATCTCCGCTAAATAA
- a CDS encoding trans-sulfuration enzyme family protein: protein MKPETLAIHSGNLYKSATGDVTPPINLSTTFFRDEDGGYSGGHIYSRVSNPNRSALEKVLRDLENGADACAFSSGNTAGMSLFQALAPGSHIIAPDDMYWGFKKQLQSIFADTLTIDFIDLTDLAGIAAYIKENTVMIWVETPSNPLLKITDLAAISEIAKKHDLLLACDSTFASPCLQKPIELGADIVMHSSTKYIGGHSDVLGGALITAKITPFWGKIRNIQQIGGAVPSPFDSFLLLRSLKTLAYRMRGHCENGMALALYLEKHPKVEAVFYPGLPAHPQHEIAKQQMSGFGGMLSILVHGGAQEARRVVNTVHLFAQATSLGGVESLIEHRASVEGPDTKTPQNLIRISVGLEHIDDLIADFKQALG, encoded by the coding sequence ATGAAACCAGAAACTTTAGCTATACATTCCGGAAATTTGTATAAATCCGCTACTGGCGATGTCACACCGCCTATTAATTTGTCCACAACGTTTTTCAGAGATGAAGATGGTGGCTATTCTGGCGGACACATCTATAGCCGTGTCAGCAACCCGAACCGCTCTGCTTTAGAGAAAGTATTGAGAGATTTAGAAAATGGTGCAGATGCCTGCGCGTTTTCTTCAGGAAATACTGCAGGGATGTCTCTTTTTCAGGCCTTGGCCCCTGGAAGCCATATCATTGCCCCTGACGATATGTATTGGGGATTCAAAAAACAGCTGCAATCTATTTTTGCAGACACCTTAACCATAGATTTCATAGACCTGACCGATCTTGCAGGGATTGCTGCTTACATTAAAGAAAACACGGTGATGATCTGGGTGGAAACACCTTCTAACCCCCTGTTAAAAATAACTGATTTGGCGGCGATTTCCGAAATCGCAAAAAAGCATGACCTGTTATTGGCTTGCGACAGCACATTTGCTTCGCCATGTTTACAAAAGCCGATTGAACTGGGTGCGGATATCGTGATGCATTCTTCTACCAAATATATTGGTGGGCATAGTGACGTATTGGGTGGTGCTTTAATCACCGCCAAAATAACGCCATTCTGGGGAAAAATAAGAAACATCCAGCAGATTGGTGGCGCTGTACCTTCCCCTTTCGATTCCTTCTTACTATTAAGAAGCCTAAAAACCCTTGCTTACCGCATGCGTGGTCATTGCGAAAACGGAATGGCATTGGCGCTATATCTGGAAAAACATCCAAAGGTGGAGGCCGTATTTTATCCTGGATTACCTGCACATCCTCAGCATGAAATCGCAAAACAACAAATGAGCGGTTTTGGAGGAATGCTGTCAATTTTGGTTCATGGTGGTGCCCAGGAGGCACGCAGAGTAGTCAATACCGTACATTTATTTGCACAGGCCACTAGTTTGGGTGGTGTAGAAAGCCTGATCGAACACCGCGCATCTGTGGAAGGTCCGGACACCAAGACACCACAGAATTTAATTCGGATCTCCGTTGGACTGGAACATATAGATGACCTAATCGCAGATTTTAAACAAGCTTTAGGTTAA
- a CDS encoding lipocalin family protein — protein sequence MKRIFLIAAILCSSLMVLQSCSPKGGSGTEVVKRGDVTGTWVLNDITYEGIPQASVKSLFGEAAPNCFVGGTWRLTNSGNGSYSLPGGGNCAARTQSIYWSASVPDQTFQFKKIYEGDKAKNVTEGYRLVMSTSSKESLVIKSPVEYGNATAYIVLHFAKAAK from the coding sequence ATGAAAAGAATATTCCTGATCGCAGCCATTTTATGCAGTTCATTAATGGTATTGCAAAGTTGTTCTCCAAAAGGTGGCTCAGGTACCGAAGTGGTGAAGAGAGGTGATGTAACTGGTACTTGGGTATTAAATGACATCACTTATGAAGGTATTCCTCAGGCATCTGTAAAATCATTATTTGGTGAAGCAGCTCCAAATTGCTTTGTTGGTGGTACCTGGAGATTAACGAACAGCGGTAACGGCAGCTATAGCTTACCAGGCGGCGGCAATTGTGCAGCAAGAACACAGTCTATTTATTGGTCGGCAAGTGTACCAGATCAGACTTTTCAGTTTAAGAAAATATATGAAGGCGATAAAGCTAAAAACGTAACTGAAGGTTACCGTTTGGTGATGTCTACTTCTTCAAAGGAATCATTGGTGATCAAATCACCAGTAGAATATGGCAATGCCACAGCTTATATCGTTTTACATTTCGCGAAAGCTGCAAAATAA
- a CDS encoding sulfite exporter TauE/SafE family protein yields the protein MMSDLIILCIVSFFAGFIDAIVGGGGLLQTPAIMIVLPQYSVATLFGTTKIPSLSGTAFAAWKYSQNVKLNWPLLIYIAVAAFIGAVLGAHSITLIDNTVIKPIVFAILILVAVYTCFNKKFGVHQEKEHTVLQQVLIGLLFGFTIGFYDGLIGPGTGTFFILAFIALMGYDFLHASASAKLINMATNIAAICYFGSTGHILYEFAIPMAFCNVGGSFLGTKLALLKGNKFIRIFFLLVVFGTILRFAYDIFIKA from the coding sequence ATGATGTCAGACCTGATTATACTTTGTATAGTCTCTTTTTTTGCCGGTTTTATTGATGCAATTGTTGGGGGTGGTGGATTACTGCAAACTCCGGCAATTATGATTGTGTTGCCCCAGTATTCGGTGGCCACACTTTTTGGAACCACCAAAATCCCTTCGCTGTCCGGAACTGCTTTTGCCGCCTGGAAGTATTCACAAAATGTAAAACTGAATTGGCCGCTGCTGATTTACATTGCAGTCGCCGCATTTATCGGAGCAGTATTGGGTGCTCATAGCATCACCCTGATCGACAATACGGTGATCAAACCCATCGTTTTTGCCATTCTTATCCTTGTTGCCGTTTATACTTGTTTCAATAAAAAATTTGGTGTCCATCAGGAAAAGGAACATACAGTGCTTCAGCAGGTCCTGATCGGCTTGCTTTTTGGTTTTACCATCGGTTTTTATGATGGCTTAATCGGTCCGGGAACAGGCACATTTTTCATTTTGGCCTTCATCGCCTTAATGGGCTATGATTTCCTGCATGCGAGTGCGAGTGCAAAGCTGATCAATATGGCTACCAATATTGCAGCGATCTGTTATTTCGGCAGCACCGGACACATCCTTTATGAATTTGCCATTCCGATGGCTTTCTGCAATGTAGGCGGTTCTTTTCTGGGTACTAAACTCGCCCTGTTAAAAGGCAATAAATTTATACGCATCTTTTTTTTACTAGTAGTGTTCGGGACGATCCTGAGGTTTGCTTATGATATTTTTATCAAAGCATAA
- a CDS encoding cytochrome-c peroxidase translates to MKKNKVFVFGILIFGLLIAVFAFGLSTIKTDVAVRRPVNFPAIVQQGPALTVEGVTLGQKLFDDALLSKNGKVACASCHNQTDGYASKGIKINPGVNENIHGTKNTPALMNLQWKVSFFRDGRESHLRNTAINALTSPAEMGETMLNVVAKLNASPIYKHYFKSVLGVDTIKEKDVTGVIEQYLLSLVSANSRYDKLVVKQENTFTAAEQEGLKIFKEKCATCHAGDLFTDESSRNIGTSTTNDSVKKFKVPSLRNIEVTAPYFHDGRFTTLEEVMVHYATGVPQEKGLDPLMQTNGKAGIPLTDQEQKKVVAF, encoded by the coding sequence ATGAAGAAGAATAAAGTTTTTGTGTTTGGGATTTTGATTTTTGGCTTGTTAATCGCTGTTTTCGCCTTTGGCTTGTCGACCATCAAAACTGATGTGGCAGTGAGAAGACCGGTTAATTTCCCGGCAATTGTGCAGCAAGGGCCTGCGTTGACAGTAGAAGGGGTAACCCTCGGACAAAAGTTATTTGATGATGCCTTGCTTTCTAAGAATGGCAAGGTAGCCTGTGCTTCCTGTCATAATCAAACAGACGGTTATGCGAGTAAAGGGATAAAAATCAATCCTGGGGTCAATGAAAATATCCATGGCACAAAGAATACGCCTGCTTTAATGAACCTGCAGTGGAAGGTTTCCTTTTTCAGGGATGGAAGGGAATCGCATCTGCGCAATACCGCAATTAATGCTTTAACCAGTCCGGCAGAAATGGGGGAAACCATGCTGAATGTGGTGGCTAAACTGAACGCTTCACCGATCTATAAGCATTACTTTAAATCGGTTTTAGGAGTAGATACCATAAAGGAAAAAGATGTTACGGGAGTGATTGAACAGTACCTGCTTTCATTGGTATCTGCAAATTCCCGCTATGATAAACTGGTGGTAAAACAGGAAAACACCTTTACAGCAGCAGAGCAGGAAGGGCTAAAGATTTTCAAAGAGAAGTGTGCGACCTGTCATGCCGGCGACCTGTTTACCGACGAGTCTTCCCGAAATATCGGAACCAGTACCACCAATGATTCGGTAAAAAAGTTTAAAGTACCTTCATTAAGAAATATAGAAGTCACGGCACCTTATTTTCATGATGGGCGTTTTACTACTTTAGAAGAAGTGATGGTGCATTATGCGACCGGTGTACCTCAGGAAAAAGGTTTAGATCCTTTGATGCAGACGAATGGAAAAGCAGGGATTCCACTAACAGATCAGGAGCAGAAAAAGGTGGTTGCCTTTTGA